ATAGTTAAATAAGGCAGCAGGCGAGTAACCCCCAACCGAACCACTAGTCAACATACTTGTCCCTAAACTTGTACCGTCAGTTTTCCATATTTCAAATTGCGCTATGAAATATAGTATTCCATTTATACTTACTGTCGGATAATCTATGTTACTATTAAAGTAAATGTTGGAACTAGAAGAGCCAGGAACAATATCTTTTATAATTATCGTTCCAATTTCTGTTCCATCACTTTTCCAAAGCTCTGTCCCATGTATACTATCATCTGCTGTAAAAATAAATTCGTTGTTTATAATTGCAAAATGTAATGAAAGCGGTCCGGGATTTGAATTACCAACACCAGTGTAAATGTCCTTTAATAATACTGTTCCTGAAGCAGTACCATCACTTTTCCATAGCTCAACACCATTTATACCATCATCAGCACTAAAGTACAAGTTGCCATTAAAATTTGTTAGGCAACTAGGGTTGGAGTTTCCTCCTAAATTAATATCCTTTACCATATACGTTCCAGATTGTGTCCCGTCACTTCTCCATAATTCCATTCCATTTAGTCCATCATTAGCACTGAAAAATAAAATCCCATTAAGGTCTTCACCTCGAAAAGAGTTCGTTAATCCAGTTCCAGGTGCAATTATTTTCACTAGATTAGTTCCAGCAGTTGTACCATCACTTTTCCACAATTGCCTGCCACTTGCACCATTATCCGCAGAAAAAAATAATGTACCATTCACATTTGTAAAATCCCTAGGGCTAGAGTCAAGTCCTCCAGTTTTTATATCTTTAACTAAATATGGTGTTTGCGCAAAATTTTTCACAAAAGTCAATAATAAAATTACAGTTAATAAGTAGATTTTTTTCATTGGCAATTACAATTTAATTTGAGATTAATTTCTCTTTCGAAGGTAGTTAATTTTGTAATATATAAAATATTAGGAATGAAAATTAAAGGATTAGCATGATGGCAATGTGTGAACCCACAGCAAAT
The sequence above is a segment of the Bacteroidota bacterium genome. Coding sequences within it:
- a CDS encoding T9SS type A sorting domain-containing protein; amino-acid sequence: MKKIYLLTVILLLTFVKNFAQTPYLVKDIKTGGLDSSPRDFTNVNGTLFFSADNGASGRQLWKSDGTTAGTNLVKIIAPGTGLTNSFRGEDLNGILFFSANDGLNGMELWRSDGTQSGTYMVKDINLGGNSNPSCLTNFNGNLYFSADDGINGVELWKSDGTASGTVLLKDIYTGVGNSNPGPLSLHFAIINNEFIFTADDSIHGTELWKSDGTEIGTIIIKDIVPGSSSSNIYFNSNIDYPTVSINGILYFIAQFEIWKTDGTSLGTSMLTSGSVGGYSPAALFNYNGTLIYAVDDGMNGYEIYKSDGTVSGTSILNDICLGSCSSITKYSEYIASLNGNLFFCANDGLSGNELWKSNGTVTGTTLVKDINIGSLGSTILGLTTGSGYLLFTANDGLNGQELWKSDGTTSGTVLLDIVPGSSGSYPYNFMTLNDITYFVAADAPHGYELWAINTAVGIKKTKGNLSVSVFPNPSTDFLNFENIDFKSRTYISIENIFGETVLKKELNENKMNVMDLTPAVYFFKIENEKGIFVGKFLKQ